A window of Mytilus edulis chromosome 10, xbMytEdul2.2, whole genome shotgun sequence contains these coding sequences:
- the LOC139492900 gene encoding piggyBac transposable element-derived protein 4-like has translation MTQHHAQGMLQGAYVVNKLLDAAGLFNKAYHLFTDSFFSSINLAKELLAKGTLFTGTLRANRQMPNTIKNPVLQEKESIYIRQGRILLCAYKERNGRKPVRIISSFSKAAQENDKPAMICSYNKFMGGVDLADMMTESCNDGRKTLKVWKKVVFNLMHRMVINAYIIYKENTSDNPKLSRLSFTQRLIEDLAKDHMVLRNENQDDNRQNKNKHGIRKLPGHREKDCDVCSDRNGYGGRRRSRTVC, from the coding sequence ATGACCCAACACCATGCACAAGGAATGTTACAGGGTGCTTACGTAGTCAACAAACTGTTAGATGCCGCAGGATTGTTTAACAAAGCTTATCATTTATTTACTGACAGTTTTTTCTCCTCAATTAATCTGGCTAAAGAGCTTTTAGCAAAAGGAACATTGTTCACTGGAACATTACGCGCTAATCGGCAAATGCCAAACACAATCAAGAATCCTGTTTTGCAGGAAAAGGAGAGCATTTATATTAGACAAGGAAGAATTCTGTTATGTGCATATAAAGAACGGAATGGTCGAAAACCAGTTAGAATCATATCCTCTTTTTCTAAAGCAGCACAAGAAAATGATAAACCGGCTATGATTTGCTCGTATAATAAATTTATGGGGGGCGTAGATTTGGCTGACATGATGACAGAGAGTTGCAATGATGGACGAAAAACGTTAAAGGTTTGGAAAAAGGTTGTTTTTAATCTTATGCACCGTATGGTAATAAATGCATacattatttataaagaaaacactTCCGATAATCCGAAATTGTCAAGACTATCCTTCACACAAAGGCTGATAGAGGATCTCGCTAAAGATCACATGGTGCTAAGAAACGAAAACCAAGACGACAATagacaaaataagaacaaacacGGGATCAGAAAGTTGCCCGGTCACAGAGAAAAAGATTGCGATGTATGTTCAGACAGAAATGGTTACGGGGGTCGAAGGAGGAGTAGGACTGTATGTTGA